A single region of the Garra rufa chromosome 20, GarRuf1.0, whole genome shotgun sequence genome encodes:
- the asb14a gene encoding dynein axonemal heavy chain 12: MDLDTSGGGFDEDVATQLMIEQSLLQRLKQVEIRSSLSGETCRIVQITPEREKIFNAVKHGDENSLRKLTVHQRAFSEEDDTGYIPLHEAAIQNNQNILEITFNASPEDGKHRKTHQGKTALFLAVEKGLLDNACYLLDHGSSPDTLDMEEDSPLVVAIRNNHYDMTKLLLNFSARVNQEGANRRTALHEAARLGLMDFVDLLLKYGAHPDPRSSYGLTPLALAAQAGHLEIIRTLLRRGADVESQAQDCATILFEASASGNPDVISLLLEYGADANIPKHTGHLPIHRVAHRGHVKALSLLIPVTSWDAVDDSGISPLHSAAAGGHTQCLEMLLKANYDPNFMLHAWVRRSYDDKRQSAVYFAVSNDDVASTRVLLEAGAMPNQDPVKCLQVALRMGNYELINLLLRYGANVNYYCRVNTTHFPSALQYALKDEVVLRMLCNYGYDVKRCFDCPYGEGSHVPHGYEGWSDTVIKDTLFCEVISVTWLKHLSGNIVRIMLDYIDHVTFCSKLKAVLMEQKQWPEICKIQENVRCLQHLCRLKIRACLGRLRLRAPIFMSFLPLPDRLKQYILYKEYDLYAQKCQTQSK, from the exons aTGGATTTGGACACATCTGGAGGGGGTTTTGATGAGGATGTGGCAACTCAACTGATGATTGAGCAGAGTCTGCTGCAGCGCCTCAAACAAGTGGAGATCAGAAGCTCGCTCTCCGGTGAAACATGCAG GATTGTTCAGATCACTCCTGAGAGAGAGAAGATATTCAATGCAGTAAAGCATG GTGATGAAAACTCCCTCCGTAAGCTGACTGTCCATCAGCGAGCTTTCTCTGAAGAGGATGACACAGGCTACATCCCCTTACATGAAGCTGCCATACAGAACAACCAGAACATCCTTGAGATCACATTTAATG CCTCTCCTGAGGATGGCAAGCACAGAAAGACTCATCAGGGTAAGACGGCTCTCTTCTTAGCTGTGGAGAAAGGTCTGTTGGACAACGCTTGTTACTTGCTGGACCATGGTAGCAGTCCAGACACCCTGGATATGGAGGAAGACTCGCCTCTTGTTGTAG CCATAAGAAACAATCACTACGACATGACGAAGCTCCTTCTCAACTTCAGCGCCAGAGTTAACCAGGAGGGGGCGAACCGCAGGACGGCCCTGCATGAAGCCGCCCGGCTGGGCCTGATGGATTTCGTGGATCTGCTGCTGAAGTACGGAGCTCATCCCGATCCCAGAAGCTCCTATGGCCTGACGCCGTTGGCATTAGCCGCACAAGCCGGACACCTGGAGATCATCCGAACGCTTCTCCGGAGAG GTGCTGATGTTGAGTCTCAGGCTCAGGATTGTGCAACCATATTATTTGAGGCGTCTGCTTCAGGAAACCCTGACGTCATTTCGTTACTGCTGGAGTACGGCGCTGATGCTAACATCCCTAAACACACGGGACACCTGCCCATTCACAGAGTGGCCCATCGTGGACATGTGAA GGCTTTGTCTCTGCTGATACCCGTGACGTCGTGGGATGCGGTGGATGACAGTGGAATCAGTCCTCTTCATTCAGCGGCGGCGGGTGGACACACTCAGTGTCTGGAGATGCTTCTGAAGGCCAATTACGACCCCAACTTCATGCTGCACGCGTGGGTGCGCCGCAGCTACGACGACAAACGCCAGTCCGCGGTCTACTTCGCCGTCTCCAACGATGACGTCGCCTCCACCCGAGTCCTGCTGGAGGCCGGAGCGATGCCCAACCAGGACCCCGTCaagtgcctgcaggtggcgctgcGGATGGGCAACTACGAGCTGATCAATCTACTACTTCGGTACGGAGCCAACGTCAACTACTACTGCAGAGTGAACACCACACACTTCCCGTCAGCCTTACAGTATGCACTGAAGGACGAGGTGGTTCTGCGGATGCTGTGTAACTATGGCTATGATGTGAAGCGATGCTTTGACTGTCCGTATGGGGAGGGATCGCACGTCCCGCACGGTTACGAGGGCTGGAGTGACACTGTCATTAAAGACACACTG TTCTGTGAGGTCATTTCTGTCACGTGGCTCAAGCATCTCTCAGGAAACATAGTCCGCATCATGCTGGATTACATCGATCACGTCACCTTTTGCTCCAAATTGAAAGCTGTGCTCATGGAGCAAAAACAGTGGCCTGAAATCTGCAAAATTCAAG AGAACGTGCGCTGTCTGCAGCATCTCTGTCGGCTGAAGATCAGGGCTTGTTTGGGTCGGTTGCGTTTGAGAGCTCCGATCTTCATGAGTTTCCTTCCATTGCCAGATCGACTGAAGCAATACATCCTATACAAAGAATACGATCTCTACGCTCAGAAATGCCAAACGCAAAGCAAATAA